Within the Emticicia oligotrophica DSM 17448 genome, the region GCTAAACAAATCAACAATAAAGGAATACTTACAATTAAGAGAGGTAAAATTATACCACCTAAAATATTCATCTTTTAAGCAACGTTTATTACTTCATTCGATGATAAATATACAATCATCATCGCTACTTTTTCATAACCCATTTGTTGGTAGAGTTTACCGTAATTTCTCACTTGACGGGCATTGCGTTCGTGGCGTTGTGTATCATGACTACTACCTGTTTGATAATCAATTATATATACAACGCCATCTTTCATTACTACACGGTCAGGGCATTGGGCTTCTGCTCCATTCAATAAAATTTCTCGTTGGTTCTCAACCTGCAAACCATCTTCAAACAAGGGTTTTAATTCAGGCAAAGAAATTATTTTTTCAATATTTTCTTTGATACTTTCACTTTCTTTAGGACTTATAACTCCCTCAAATTCAAGCAATTGAATTGCTTTAGAAATATCTTTTCGAGTTTTGATTTTGACAAATGCTTCGTGCAATTTATTCACTCGGTCTTTAGTTTTATCAAGAGTTTCGGAGTCGAAGATTTTTTCCGAAATTCTTCGTAATCTCAGTCTATGACTTCTATCTTCGCTCACAACTTTGGGCATGTGAATGACATCTAATATTTCTGTTTTTGGCTCTTCTTTTTTAATAAATCTCCCTTCATAGACCACAAATTGATTTTGTTCGGGCACAAATAATTCGGCTGCTGAAAGAAATCCGTACATTAAATCGCCTACTCCTTGGATTTTTTGGTGATGATTTTTACCAGAAATAACAAATAATTTATCAACTGCTCGCGTAAAAGCCACATAAAGCATATTGAGATTTTCAAGGAAAGTAGCTTCAAGCTCTCTTGCGTACTGCGGCCCCAATTCCGTCATTTCGAGCATACCATTTATTTTAATTGGAGCTGAAGCCAATTGAGCAAATCCATCTTGCTTCTCTGTTTTAAACTCTTCATAATCAACCTCCTCTAAGTTTGCCCAAAGTTCAGAATAATGATTTGGACGGGTATCCCATTGTGCATAAGGAATGATAACAACTGGATATTCTAAGCCCTTAGAACGGTGAATGGTGGTAATTGTAATGGCTTGTTCTTCTGATGGCGATTTAACCGAAAGGGAAGAAGAGTTCTTTTTCTCATCCCAATATTTTAGGAAATCTTGTAGGTGATTACTTTCTTTCAGACTAAAATTAAGCACCACATCTAAAAATCTAAATATATAGGATTTTCGGTCGGTTCGTTCAAATAATTTAAAGATATGAATAATCTTTTCGGCCAATTCGTAGATACCAGCTTTGGTCAGGCTCACAATATCTAATTCAAACCCATGCTGCGTAAAAAGTGTATAGAAATCAACAATTTGGGGAGCATCAACTGCCTCAGAAATTAAATCATTTGCTTGATTATCAGGAATTTGACCCAAAATTATTTGATAAAACAAATACGCCACTTCCGACTTTGCTAAACGGTTATCGGGCTGGTTCACTACTCGCATGAAGGCAACCAAAAGCCTTACAATCGGTGAATTTTTGAGTAAAAGTGAATCACGAGAAATGATTTTATAATTCGCCTCAGTTAAAAAATTAGCAATCTCAGCAGATTCTTTATTTTTTCTACACAAAATAGCAATATCTCCCATTGAATAGCCTTCAGCTAAAACTTTTTCAATAATTTCAACAGTTCGGCTCAACATTAAATCTTCGCCCTTTACATAATTAAGAAATTCAATTTGGACATGGCCGCCCGATTTGGCATTTTCTGGAATTTCCTGACGAAAATCCGAATAAACATTAGGTAAAAATTTATAAATATGTTGATAATCGTTAAGAACAGTCTCGAAAAAACGGTTATTAAATTCGATGATTTCTCGGCTACTTCGGTAGTTAGTCGTAAGGTTTTTTGAGGTAATATAATTTGAAACCGTCAAGAATTGCTCAATTTGAAATTCTTGAATCAAAGGATTCTGAATCAATGGCTCGATATCTTTCTTAAAAAGTTGCACAATCAAATCCATTTTTCCACCACGCCACCTGTAGATTGCTTGCTTGGCATCGCCCACAATGAGATTAAAATGGTTGTTGGCCAAAGAGTTTTCGATGAGCGGCAGCAAATTATAAAACTGCATATCTGAAGTATCTTGGAACTCATCAATCAATAAGTGATTGAAGCGTTCGCCAATTCGTTCATAAATAAATGGTACAGGCTCGGAAAGGATAATTTTCAGAATTTTTCGATTAAACTCCGAAATAAAAACCTGATTTTTCGATTCTAGTACTTCATCAAACTCTTTCTTGATTTTCTTTAGTAGAGAAAGCTTTCGAAGATTAGGTTTGAGCAAGGTAAAAAGTGTAAATTTCGACAAATGATTATCACGAAATTCCTGCATTTCATTGAAAATATTAATCAAATCATCTTTGATAGAATCAATTGCTACTTTTACAGGAGTTGGTGTTTTGGCACTATACCATTTATCGTCATTGATAGCCGCCCAATGATAGGAATTGGGAGATTTGTCTTTTTTTACGAAATATTCATTCTCAAAATCATCTCGCATATTATAAAAATACCCACCGATACCCTTATTTTTCTGCGTAAAATCGTCAACACTAAGTCCTTGATTTTCAATAAATTGAATGGCATTATTCGCTAAGCCCACAATAGAATCTTCAAACCATTGTAAATAAGCATAAATATTATTTGAAATCGACCAAAAATCATGTGGGTCAAGAGAATCAAGTTTCACTAATGAAGAATAATATTGGTCGTTTATGAGGTGATTACCAAAATTAGCCAGTTCTTCAGTAACCAAATTCCAACTTTTCCCATCCGAAACTTTCTCTTCAATGAAACGTTCTAAAACCTTTGTAATATCCTGATACTCCTCGACTCCTGCCTTTTCAATGAGGCGTTCAACCGCCTCAGTCATGACAGAGTTTTTATCTAAAACAATTTCATAATTGTAGGGAAGACCAAGGTCTTCGGTAAAAGCACTAACTAATTGATTAACAAAGCTATCAATAGTTTTTACTGAAAAATCGGAATATTCTTGAATAATATTATTGAAAACTGCCCCTGCTCGAATTTGTAGAATTTCGTCCGATAAACTGATATCATCGGCAATCATTCTAAACATTTTCCAGAACTTAGATTTTTCATTAAAATTCTGAACATCAGAAATTTCTTTGAGGGCATCTAAGATACGTTGCTTCATTTCCGAAGCAGCATCATTGGTAAACGTAATGGCTAAAATACGCTTGTAATAATATGACTTATCGCTTCCGAGAGCGAGTTTTAAATATTCTTTTGCTAGTGTAAAAGTTTTTCCCGACCCCGCAGATGAACTATAAATATTAAACTTTGACATGTCTTAAAGGTTGCTGATTTGATTTTTCAACGTATTTAATTGCTCTTGCCATACCATAAATTATCATACCTCTTGAGATAACTGTAATGGTTCGTATGACTGGATAACCCCAAGGTACTTTCTCTAAGAATGTATGGTAAGCATTCATGATATTGGCAACCACCAATAATGTGATACCAATGATAATAAAAAGGCGTTTGTTTTCATTGATTGGTAAAAAAACCGATAAAATACCAGTATATGAAAAAATCAAAACGTATATAAAGACAATAATTGCGTAAATTCCTGATAAAGCGTTGTATAACACGAAAAAGTAGAAAACAAAAGGAAAAATAAAAAAAGCAGGGAAAATT harbors:
- a CDS encoding UvrD-helicase domain-containing protein gives rise to the protein MSKFNIYSSSAGSGKTFTLAKEYLKLALGSDKSYYYKRILAITFTNDAASEMKQRILDALKEISDVQNFNEKSKFWKMFRMIADDISLSDEILQIRAGAVFNNIIQEYSDFSVKTIDSFVNQLVSAFTEDLGLPYNYEIVLDKNSVMTEAVERLIEKAGVEEYQDITKVLERFIEEKVSDGKSWNLVTEELANFGNHLINDQYYSSLVKLDSLDPHDFWSISNNIYAYLQWFEDSIVGLANNAIQFIENQGLSVDDFTQKNKGIGGYFYNMRDDFENEYFVKKDKSPNSYHWAAINDDKWYSAKTPTPVKVAIDSIKDDLINIFNEMQEFRDNHLSKFTLFTLLKPNLRKLSLLKKIKKEFDEVLESKNQVFISEFNRKILKIILSEPVPFIYERIGERFNHLLIDEFQDTSDMQFYNLLPLIENSLANNHFNLIVGDAKQAIYRWRGGKMDLIVQLFKKDIEPLIQNPLIQEFQIEQFLTVSNYITSKNLTTNYRSSREIIEFNNRFFETVLNDYQHIYKFLPNVYSDFRQEIPENAKSGGHVQIEFLNYVKGEDLMLSRTVEIIEKVLAEGYSMGDIAILCRKNKESAEIANFLTEANYKIISRDSLLLKNSPIVRLLVAFMRVVNQPDNRLAKSEVAYLFYQIILGQIPDNQANDLISEAVDAPQIVDFYTLFTQHGFELDIVSLTKAGIYELAEKIIHIFKLFERTDRKSYIFRFLDVVLNFSLKESNHLQDFLKYWDEKKNSSSLSVKSPSEEQAITITTIHRSKGLEYPVVIIPYAQWDTRPNHYSELWANLEEVDYEEFKTEKQDGFAQLASAPIKINGMLEMTELGPQYARELEATFLENLNMLYVAFTRAVDKLFVISGKNHHQKIQGVGDLMYGFLSAAELFVPEQNQFVVYEGRFIKKEEPKTEILDVIHMPKVVSEDRSHRLRLRRISEKIFDSETLDKTKDRVNKLHEAFVKIKTRKDISKAIQLLEFEGVISPKESESIKENIEKIISLPELKPLFEDGLQVENQREILLNGAEAQCPDRVVMKDGVVYIIDYQTGSSHDTQRHERNARQVRNYGKLYQQMGYEKVAMMIVYLSSNEVINVA